The Quadrisphaera sp. RL12-1S genomic interval GCAGCGCCGCAGGCTGCCGGCCGGTGACGCGGAGCGCGTGGTCGGGGCGTGGGCGCGTTACCTGGAGGAGACCGACCCGGCGGCGCGCGCCGACCTCGTGGTGCGCTGCGAGGACCCCCGCCACCCGGCGCTCGTGCACCCCTGACCCCGCACCCCGGAGCGCGGCCGAGCGCTCCGCTGCGGCTCACAGGGGGCCTGGCGCAGTCAGCGCCAGACGCCGCCGGAGTCCTCCAGCGGGCCGCCGTACCACTGCTCGATGATCCGCCGGGCGATGGAGACCGGCGGCGGCAGGAGCACCTCGCCCCTCCGCAGGGCGGTGGCGAGCCCCTCGCGGGTGAACCAGCGGGCGTCGGTGATCTCGACGTCGTCGGTGAGCACCTCCGTGCTCACCGCGGTGCCGCGGAAGCCGAGCATGAGCGAGGCCGGGAACGGCCACGGCTGGTTGCCGAGGTAGTCGACGTCGCCGACCTCGATGCCCACCTCCTCGAGCACCTCGCGGCGCACCGCGGCCTCGAGGGACTCCCCGGGCTCGACGAAGCCGGCGAGCGTCGAGTAGCGCTTGTCGGGCCACAGGTCGTTGTGGCCGAGCAGGAGGCGGTCGTCCGCGTCGACCACGGACATGATCACCGCCGGGTCGGTGCGGGGGAAGTGCTCGCTGCCGTCCGCCGTGCACCGGCGCACCCAGCCGGCCTGCTCCACCGAGGTCGGGGCGCCGCAGCGCGGGCAGCGGGGGTTGACCGCGTGCCAGCGCAGCACCGCCACGGCCTGGGTGAGCAGGCCGGCCTCGAGGGCGTCCAGCTCCACCCCGAGGGTGCGCAGGTCCGCCCAGTCGTCACCGCCCCCGGGGTCGAGGGAGGGGTCGGCCACCTCCTGCGCCACGTACCAGGTGCCGTCCGGCCCGGTGCCCAGCAGCACGCGCACCCCGTTCGGCGCCGTGGTGGGCACGTGCGACGGGGGCACCAGCGCCAGCCGCGGGCCGCCGTCGCCGCTGCGGGCCACCGGCGTGCGGCCGTCGTGGACGCGCAGCACCCGGACGGCGTCGTCGGACCAGAGCCGCTCGAGCAGGCCGTCGTCGCCGCGGCGGGCGCCCTGGCGGTCCGAGGCGGAGCGGGACAGGGACAGGTCGGGCAGGGGTGCGGGGGCCACGGCGACCACCGTAGGCAGCCGCCGTCCCGGACGCGCGAGCGGTCAGGACCCCGCGTGCCTGCGGCGGGGCCCTAGCGTTGTCCCGTGCGCCGCGACCCGTACCTCATGGCCGCGCTCGCCAGCGCCGCGCTCCCGGGTGCTGAGCCGACGCGGGTGCAGCTCCTCGACGACGACGGCGCCGACCTCGACGTCGCGCTGGTCGAGGACGAGAGCGGCACCCGGCACGTCATCAGCGTCCCGCGCAGCGCTGCCGCCGGCGCCGACCTGGAGCGGGAGGCGGCGGCGCTGGGGCTGCTCGCGCGCCTCGCGGAGCCGGCGCTGGGGGTGCGGCTGCCCTTCGCGGTCCCCGCGGTGGCGGGGTGGACGCCGCTGCCCGAGGGCGGCCGCGCCGTGGTCACCACGTGGGTGCCCGGTGACGAGGTGGACGTGGCGGACCTGCGGCCCGGGACGCTGTCCACCTCGCTGGCCCGTGCGCTGGCGGTGGTGCACGACCTGCCCGCCGCGGCCGTCGACGACGCCGGGCTGCCGGTGTGGAGCGCCTCGGAGGTGCGCGGCCGGCGCCTGTCCGAGCTGGACCGCGCGGCCTCCACCGGCAGGGTGCCCGCGCGGCTGCTCGCCCGCTGGGAGCGGGGACTGGAGGAGGTGCGCTGGTGGCGCTTCTCCCCCGTGGTCGTCCACGGCGACCTGGACGGCACCCGCGTGCTCACCGACGGCCGCGCGGTCACGGGCGTCACCGGCTGGGGCTCCCTCAGCGTGGGCGATCCGGCCGACGACCTCGGCTGGCTGGCCGCCGCGGCGCCCACGGAGTCCCTCGACGCGGTGCTGGCCGAGCACGCCTCCGCCCGCCACGAGCCGCTCGACCCGGCGCTGGCGGCCCGCGCCCGGCTGGCCGGCGAGATGGCGCTGGCCCGCTACCTGCTGCACGGCGCGCTGCTGGAGGACCACGACGTGCTCGACGACGCCACCGCCATGCTGGAGGACCTCGACGCCTCCCTCGACGACGGCGACCTGCTCGGTGACGAGCTGGGCTCCGGGGCATGAGGTTCGCCGCGCTCAACCTCGCGTCCGGCCGCGGCTCCGCGCCGCTGCGGGAGGGCCTGGCGCCGCTGGCGGGCTGCGACGTGCTCGCGCTGTCCGAGGTCGACGACGCCCAGGACCGCTCCGGCGGCCTCGACCAGGCCGCCGGGGCAGCCGCCGCGGTGGGGCTGCCGCACTGGCGGATGGCGCCCACGCTCACCGGGACCCCGGGGCTGCAGCGCGACTGGGCGCCGCTGGCAGGGACGCTGCGCGGCCCGGACGACGTGCAGGACGACGAGCAGGACGACGACGGCGACAGCCCACGCCCGTCGCCGCGGCGGCCGACCTTCGGCGTCGCCCTGCTGGTCAGGCGGCCCGTGACCGCCTGGCACGCCCTCGACCTCGGCACGGGCCGCGGTCGGCTGCCGCTCGTGGTGCCCGACCCGGTCAGCGGGCGCACGGGCGTGCTGCTGTTCCCCGACGAGCCGCGGGCCGCCGTGGCAGCGGTGCTCGCCGACGGCACCGTGGTGGCGGCCACGCACCTGTCCTTCGCACCGCCGACGGCGCTGCGGCAGCTTCGGCGGCTCTCGGCGTGGCTGCGCGGGCTCGCCCCCGCCGGACCCGACGGCGCCACACGCCCGGTGCTGCTCGCCGGCGACCTCAACCTGCCGGCGCCGCTGGTGCGCCTGGCGGCGGGGGCGCCCACGCTCGTGCGCACCCCGACCTTCCCCGGTGCGGCGCCGCGGGTGCAGCTCGACCACGTCGTGTCCCTCGGCGCCCCCGTCACCGCGACGGGGAGTGCGCAGCAGCTGGCGGTCGGTGACCACCGCGCGCTCGTCGTCGACGTCTACCCCTCGTCGTCCCAGCCGGTCTGAGGGGTCGCGCACGTTTCGCGGTAGACGTACTGCGAGGGGGCGCGCCGCTCGCTGCTCGACCAGTCGATGGCGGGGCGGCGCTGGTCCGGCGGCACGTGGCCGATGCGGTACACGGCCATGAGGTCGAGGTCGTCAGGCACCTCCAGCAGCGCCTCGATGCGCTCCCAGGCTCCCGGGACCTCCATGGGGAAGGACACGAACTGGATGCCGAGCCCCAGCTGGGTCGTGGTCAGCCAGATGTTCTCCACCGCCGCCCCCAGGGAGAACAGCGAGTAGAACGCCGACAGCTCCCCCGGGCGGTGCTCGGCCTTGTCGAGCAGCGCGGCCAGCAGCAGCGGGGACCCGGCCACCAGCTTGCGGTTCTCCTCGCCGAGCGTCTGCGGCACGCGCAGGGCGTTCATGAGCTTCTGGCCGCGGCGCGTGAACACCTGGCCTGTGAACGGACGCAGCGGCGCGGGCAGCTTGTCGAAGAGCATGCCGCTGCGCTGCTGCGCCATCTCGGCGGCGCTGAAGCGGAAGTAGCGCTTGTACCGCTCGAAGAACGTGCCGTTGGACATGGCCGTGGTCATGCTCTCGCCGCTGATCGCGGCGACGCGCTCGATGGTCGACCGGTCCTCGACCAGCACGAACCGCCACGGCTGGCTGTTCAGCTGGCTCGGCGCGCGCCCGGCCACCTCCACGAGCAGGCGCTGGTGCTCGGGGCTGACGGGGTCGGGCAGGAACGGGCCGTTCGTGGTGCGCCGCCGGCGGATGGCGTCGAGCAGCTCCACGGCTCAGGCCCTCCCCGCCCGCGCCCAGGCCGCCGCCGCACCCGCGAGCAGGGGCGGCGCCAGCGACGCCGCGAGCAGCACGTGCCCCGTCCCGCCCGCGCGGACCCGGGGGACGACGACGAGCGGCAGCAGCGCGGGGGCCAGCAGCGCCGTCGTCGTCCTGCTGCGGCCCAGGAGCGCGGAGGCGGTCAGCGCGAGCAGCGTCCAGGTGCACGTGGAGACGTAGAGGGCGTGGTGGGGCCAGCGGCTCCCCCGGCGCCCGCGCCACGCGGCCAGCCCGACGGCGCAGTTCGCGACCCAGCTGGCGGCGGCTGCGCTGGCCAGCGCTGCCGGGACGGCCTGGGCCACCGGGACGGCCCGCGGGCCGGTCGCTGTCACGCCGCACACGCTAGGTCAGCGACCTGGGAGCAGACCCCGCAGCGTGCGCAGCGCCCGCAGGGAGGTGCTGCGGACGGTGACCGGCGCGACGTCCAGCAGGGCCGCGATCTCGGAGTCGGGCAGGTCCTCGACGTACCGCAGGACGACGACGGCCCGCTGGCGCGGCGGCAGCTGGCGCAGCGCCTCCAGCGCCGCACGGCGCTCGTCGAGCAGGAGGACCCGGTGCTCGCCGTCGCCGTCAGCGTGGTGGGACGGCGAGCGCCACAGCGCGTCGGAGCCGCGCGCGCCCTGGGCCGTGCCGCGGGCGCCCTGGGCCATGACGTGCTCCGCGGAGTGCTCGTGCATCTCGCGGTGGCGCCGCCGCCACGCGCTCGTGCACGCGTTGACCATGACGCGGCGGGCGTAGAGGTACGGGTCGTCGGCCGCGGCCACGCGCTCCCAGCGCTCGAGCACCGTGGCGAGGACGTCCTGCAGGAGGTCCTCGGCGTCCTCGCTGGACGCGGTGAGGCCCCGGGCGAGCGCCGCGAGCGCCTGGCCGCGCTGCTGGACGAACACCTCGAAGGCGGCGCGCTCGGCGGGGTCCGGGCGGCGCCAGCGGCTCACGAGCCGCTCGCGGCGTCGGCCGCCGCGCGGTCGGCGGCAGCGGTGGCGAGGTCGATGACGCGGTGGACGGCCTGCTCGGCCGACGCGTCGGTGGCGTCACCGGGGACGCTGGCGAGGACGGTGGCGGCGGTGCTGCCGCGGACCACCACGGCGTCGTACCCGTACCGCTGGACGCTCGGGGCGTACCCGGTGGTGAGCAGGGCGTCGGGCGTCCCCACGGGTGACAGGCGCAGCGGCACGGGCTCGGCCGCGCCGGTGCCGCGCCCGCACGTGGTCGCGCTGCGCTCGAAGGCCGTCGCGTAGGCCCGCGCCTCCTCCTCCGTGGCGAAGTCGGACCGGACGACCACGAGCGCCGCGTTCCCCGCCGCCGACGGACCGCTGCCCCCCACGCCGAAGTCGACGTGCCCGAGCTCGGGGTCGAGCCACGCCCAGCGCTGCAGCCTGCCGGGCGCTGCGACGCCGGCCAGGGGCGTGCGCCCGCAGGCGTCGCGCAGCTGGCCGTCGAGCGCGAGCCCCGCGGTGTAGGCGGCGACCGGTCGTGCACCGGGCAGCACCGCGCCGACGTCGGCCGTGGTGACGGGGCTGCGCGCCAGGTCGAGCGGAGCCTGCGCTCCTGCCCGTCCGTCGGCGCGGGCGGCGGCCGCAGTGGCGAGCTGTGCCACGTCGCTGGCCAGGAGCTGCTCAGCCGTGGCCTGCTCGCCGCCCTCGGTGAGGTCCACCAGTGCCGAGATGACCGCCACGTGCGCCCCCGCGGCGACGGCCGCTGTGAGCCTGTACTGGCCGGGGGCGGACGCGGTCGTGGACCCGTACAGGGCGTCGGCGAGCCGCACCTGGAAGACCTGCGGACTGCTCGGCCGTGGTTCCCCCTCCGCTGGGACGCACGTGCGGGTGCTCGCGTCGAGGGCCCGAACGTAGGCCTTCGCCTGAGCGGGGTCGGCGTACGTGGCCACCCGCGACGTCAGCCACGGCGCGACGCGGTCCGTCGAGCCCTGGTCGGCCGAGGCGCCGGGGGTCTGGAGCGACCAGGTCCCCCTGGCCTCGGCCTCAGGAGCCACCACGTCCAGGTCGGCGGTGCCGCAGGCGTCCGGCTCCGTCACCCAGCCCGGCCGCCCTCGGAACTGGACCTGCGCCCGCGCCCCCGGGAGCACCCACTGGACCTCGGCCGTGGACAGGCGTCCCGCGGCCTCCGCGGCAGCGGTCATCGCCGGGTCCGCGGGCTGCAGATCTGCCGCCGACGGCGCTGGCGTCGGCGGGCGGCTCGCTGCCACGGGCGCGGCCCGCTCCGCCGCCACCAGCGACGGCACCACCGCGACGCCCGCGGCGACGGCGACCGCGACCGCCAGCACCGCGGCCGGGGCGACCACCAGTCGTCGACGACGACGACGCGCGGCGCGGCCGGCAGCCCGCTCCGCGACCGCGCTCAGGTGCTCGGACGACCACGCGCCGTCGTCGTCCTCCACCGCGCGCCGCACGGCCAGGGCGAGGGCGCTCTCGCCGTCGTCGGCGTCGCCGCGCAGGTGGCTGCTCATGCTGGGTAGACGCGGACAGGGCGCGCAGCGTTGCTCCGGGTCCGAGGTCGGTCAGACGGCGGTCAGCGGTCGTCGCTGCTGCGGCGGCGGTTGAGCAGGGCCACGACGAGAACGGCCACGACCCCCACGGCGGCGAGCAGCGCGAGGAGCAGGACGAACCCGAGCGGGGTGAGCACCAGGCCCCAGGGGATCGCCACCACCGGACCGTACCGCCGCGGGGTGTGCGTGTCCGCCGCCCGGAGCCCTGTCCGACAGGGCTCCGGGCGCCGGACACGCACACCCCGCCGCTCGTCAGGAGGGCGGCACCGGGACACGGGGACGGAGCTCCAGCGACGTGGACCCGAGCTGGAGCTCGACCGGGCCGTGTGTCGTGCGGTCGGTCGTGGCCACGACCGTGCGCGGGCTGGCGGTGGCGCACAGGTCCGCCGTCGGGAACCAGGTGCGGCCCTCGGCGGCGAGGACGAGCAGGCCGTCGTCGTCGCCGACCGCGGCGAACGTGTCGCCGACGCCGTCGCCGAACACCTCCAGCCCCGCGGCCGCCTGCAGCAGGCGGGCGGCCGCGGGGACGTCGGGGACGGCCACGCCGACCTCGCTGACGCACAGCAGGTGCTGGGGCCCGAACTGGTCACCCCCGAGGCGTGCGGGCACGCGCCGCCGCGTGATGAGCTCGAGGACGCAGCGGCTGGGTCCGAGGAAGTACAGCGACCGGCTGTCCCAGCTGGGGGCGCCCTCGAACTCGTCACGACCGTCCAGGGCGAGCAGGTCGAGGCGCTGCCCCAGCCAGCGCTTCGCCTCGTCGAAGCCGTCGGCCGGCACGGTGATGGCCAGGTGGTCGACGGCGCCCGAGGAGGGGACCTGCTCCACCAGCCGCAGCTCGGTGCTGCCGACGGCCACCACGAGCGCGTCCCCACCAGGGCGGGTGGGGAGGCCGAGCGTGCTGCCGTAGAAGCGCTCGGCTGCGGCCAGGTCGTCGACGGGGAGGGTCACTTCCGTGATCTTCATGTGCCCCAGTGGAGTACCTGCAGCGCGCTTGAGGTGCGACACCCCGGGACGGCGCGTTGCCAGGAGCGACGCAGAGCACAGCCGTGGACTCCACAGTCATGGCAGCACGGC includes:
- the nudC gene encoding NAD(+) diphosphatase yields the protein MAPAPLPDLSLSRSASDRQGARRGDDGLLERLWSDDAVRVLRVHDGRTPVARSGDGGPRLALVPPSHVPTTAPNGVRVLLGTGPDGTWYVAQEVADPSLDPGGGDDWADLRTLGVELDALEAGLLTQAVAVLRWHAVNPRCPRCGAPTSVEQAGWVRRCTADGSEHFPRTDPAVIMSVVDADDRLLLGHNDLWPDKRYSTLAGFVEPGESLEAAVRREVLEEVGIEVGDVDYLGNQPWPFPASLMLGFRGTAVSTEVLTDDVEITDARWFTREGLATALRRGEVLLPPPVSIARRIIEQWYGGPLEDSGGVWR
- a CDS encoding phosphotransferase; translation: MRRDPYLMAALASAALPGAEPTRVQLLDDDGADLDVALVEDESGTRHVISVPRSAAAGADLEREAAALGLLARLAEPALGVRLPFAVPAVAGWTPLPEGGRAVVTTWVPGDEVDVADLRPGTLSTSLARALAVVHDLPAAAVDDAGLPVWSASEVRGRRLSELDRAASTGRVPARLLARWERGLEEVRWWRFSPVVVHGDLDGTRVLTDGRAVTGVTGWGSLSVGDPADDLGWLAAAAPTESLDAVLAEHASARHEPLDPALAARARLAGEMALARYLLHGALLEDHDVLDDATAMLEDLDASLDDGDLLGDELGSGA
- a CDS encoding endonuclease/exonuclease/phosphatase family protein; this encodes MRFAALNLASGRGSAPLREGLAPLAGCDVLALSEVDDAQDRSGGLDQAAGAAAAVGLPHWRMAPTLTGTPGLQRDWAPLAGTLRGPDDVQDDEQDDDGDSPRPSPRRPTFGVALLVRRPVTAWHALDLGTGRGRLPLVVPDPVSGRTGVLLFPDEPRAAVAAVLADGTVVAATHLSFAPPTALRQLRRLSAWLRGLAPAGPDGATRPVLLAGDLNLPAPLVRLAAGAPTLVRTPTFPGAAPRVQLDHVVSLGAPVTATGSAQQLAVGDHRALVVDVYPSSSQPV
- a CDS encoding nitroreductase family protein; its protein translation is MELLDAIRRRRTTNGPFLPDPVSPEHQRLLVEVAGRAPSQLNSQPWRFVLVEDRSTIERVAAISGESMTTAMSNGTFFERYKRYFRFSAAEMAQQRSGMLFDKLPAPLRPFTGQVFTRRGQKLMNALRVPQTLGEENRKLVAGSPLLLAALLDKAEHRPGELSAFYSLFSLGAAVENIWLTTTQLGLGIQFVSFPMEVPGAWERIEALLEVPDDLDLMAVYRIGHVPPDQRRPAIDWSSSERRAPSQYVYRETCATPQTGWDDEG
- a CDS encoding sigma-70 family RNA polymerase sigma factor, which translates into the protein MSRWRRPDPAERAAFEVFVQQRGQALAALARGLTASSEDAEDLLQDVLATVLERWERVAAADDPYLYARRVMVNACTSAWRRRHREMHEHSAEHVMAQGARGTAQGARGSDALWRSPSHHADGDGEHRVLLLDERRAALEALRQLPPRQRAVVVLRYVEDLPDSEIAALLDVAPVTVRSTSLRALRTLRGLLPGR
- a CDS encoding VOC family protein, whose protein sequence is MKITEVTLPVDDLAAAERFYGSTLGLPTRPGGDALVVAVGSTELRLVEQVPSSGAVDHLAITVPADGFDEAKRWLGQRLDLLALDGRDEFEGAPSWDSRSLYFLGPSRCVLELITRRRVPARLGGDQFGPQHLLCVSEVGVAVPDVPAAARLLQAAAGLEVFGDGVGDTFAAVGDDDGLLVLAAEGRTWFPTADLCATASPRTVVATTDRTTHGPVELQLGSTSLELRPRVPVPPS